From Canis lupus familiaris isolate Mischka breed German Shepherd chromosome 16, alternate assembly UU_Cfam_GSD_1.0, whole genome shotgun sequence, one genomic window encodes:
- the TEX15 gene encoding testis-expressed protein 15 isoform X2: MEMKEIAKNKTLWKMNSVSEPLLVTGVEVNPLKKFTIPKIRRTAEKVYLSPCCTNTREYSFIHDTLNQCQLDVDCDLQSSWQFGDTKLVHNEDLEKNFTSKRSEMRESGRHGRELEEHFCFLALSQNDVAEIYQNGISTRTSTLKILGNPLLGTYMFRHVDVALNYAHSRSITVESIIIFKVLFGKVKKIQPSVCKNKVSLDPSPNFDCHMSRSVPSLKDTIELQAYNSAVYFYEYNVLSKPVDKPRQCLPYAIVTVKFIGQKIDNGHLMTSLRFLSSGFPKRAERTCSLNNCTVAKRIGKGKDATVIFEHFRKPVDPFVPENCSCSVLNAEINPSNANISNTYGNVQNGNISIHETYNGQKEHNLAECRDMSQVHICDSSLSFIPSGTRESVNGDLMLNLTHFTNVLSGLSAAFPLRNNTGSSTVITSKLIKDPRLMRREESIEKHNNIAGLNEILPLEKSLDFVNSGINLSSMPSNSASSSEIVAGDHSVLTSCLDTPCFKISLDNSQSQAHNLDFQSYNYTTPNKMAGQCKGQDNFSSPMCLPNIVSEVENQKHSEGEVQRSQQRSNIPLLIEEKDEPHNSYESVNTCIRGYSTHISQKSWSSNSETVCQTGQQMSTVFPLQRKENIDGYIQNIEKMRDFTDPEDNSRHGEKQILWKETEAKISPIDNYISLYQECKGDESHDSFGKNSDQILITQELEIPKSSTSATKDKYKLDHLALELQSNLTPRTETLSQKHPQPSLEYEDNIHTSFAVSQKLMELKLEKPNENCVNIMTNAFQEAKDIPQAKELPIDGVISSHDVKTTHDNSNCSVSREHIYVHRKNENDRMSLENMQRDCKVTFQIADKGQSHTLSCNAELHNDIHLNIDFKEQGDHDKENENETKEENTALSTENNRVDICGHEKQGSHTNKNYANIDERKNKNYNNVEILSSEEFCTFNLTGGEKCISTEATFLDSENTVTAIKQKDTQNTGRSVEHLTSITFPQIAESSVHVASNAAVQIAGSMVPTLGTNHEDHQRYQIKEACSSESLDFGLLVKHKVYDCEMDIDDNKLHESFHQSISDSSVLQSFEVENKIEVGSEQCNDAFLIQQDPPSHGNVLYEEFRASFEALKSRIDWEGLLGSNNGEREVLKSSKRRENNDQRYSEKSNCLYSSIQKNKAELCHPILLPDLQVRITNIFLPGFSPTSESLALKDKFCKNITKTTEPEINKEGKVPGFEMYSQCSGENSGYSLEDEFGNTRQESGLVSKSEISHSLDVNHNTQGNHASEKQNSGPLLSEPSNVTTLNNESRYSLTKSKTNCNDTRSKKDTESKISKRKPRVPFKDENMAHKDLRNHEIYGKRRRLTSQDSFECFSSLSQGRIKTFSKSEKHIKSVLDILNTEASLCKSKRLSRKLDRAVLHLKKAHRRVHTSLQLIAKVGEKRKGPLPKSYAIICNNFWESCDLQGYSSVSERRYYSTKHFLSKRKYDKPREKRALGFEMDKSLTPVSKHKSYQASRERITECLSNTNVASSVSSHTTVHVREFCDQEYPESQLTLCSTPQSTSWSTYNKSSMRSLRSSELQTFSGKTGCLFSPPCPDEKLTKKENQIGIKFLSNISKYEKPGSHSANHKIKDTMKESHSETNKVINKSNSVSLSNIKENNVSFSRDKNYDATCITHTKVKTDIVISVLESNVKHFLNVDIYKPDNLILSGYKGNLEVNFPMEEWTAPNQSSKPGIITEDFLMDPLNLTLISHKKYNSVPQLLPTTPVTDNEVESSESYLDKQRIFAKDSFATSTNVPNCQPECGGKEFLKAEQCSSSHCFHIDGNESNVLENPKLGLKSVTEEGKSYRKNTMKRLFFNDSSLPLKDNVKDSSSKKCMAKTDIQARTMWKTKQAEKAKDSLHRKSLTEGSIAKTEYKNQKNKTLEESSYLGEKRIRNNVIDSHLSIEDITEAVVSLNNPISNHLSKREKEGGVKVGNDSHSDSALHSEIACNSKPGIIRMNHGPALHRHSQTSQPSTPQKMTTSNMNGLKEKHCSANHSALIARLIQILRRADETSSLQILQEETKACQNILPLFVEAFERKQECSLEQILISRELLVEQNLWKNCKHKLKPCAIDSLVELQMMMETIQFIENKKRVLGGEPTFRSLLWYDETLYGELLGRPRGFQQQSNFYPAFQGRLKYNAFCELQNYHDQLIELFEESKRENNSYYAFLKYKRQINECEAIMKHCSDCFDFSLSVPFTCGVNFGDSLGDLEILRKSTLNLIGMYGDSPKVDSCPGKQDHLWIIIEMISSKVNFIKNNEAVNIKISLYGLEHIFFDAAKSLVWKERRQSFCKNYSGNKNKEMLLKMNQYAFSKLKNIYDMLSKDLSSEQISSIELENTEITSRASDDLINKATVNIENCRFNSTLPSHPDFCCISEILDQAEFADSKKLQELTLRCTEHLEILKKYFQMVQEENIDNIFITEENVLDMVKNHNHGAIILKPAAIETYIEIVMLSETVHFLKNTMAKNLDKQRFRGMLWFDLSLLPELICCQEKMTCFSFLKDNSTDCLWKVIETAISELKKDLDIIYKYDEAVNCSYALHLLSRELEELSEIKKLLKKSEYSVSTYIDFVPYIASINYGSTMTELEYNYNQFSTLLKNLMAAPQKDLGKMAHIMKVMKTIEHMKIICAKNAELTISFILCQMLHNRKKTFPLKRKEKINTHVKPRKSTNKSSTFMKVPSISECIMKNVSNSSRKRSTTVDQCEDSQEQEKNTTVFNCKKQKIDMKDVTKVDKEKTTFKHPRTTRSHPESESEIGPSSSDNLKRHHVSPKKVEVERSLPGSVLPLKNLKDICTSKSEGKIYVTNTSPDTSEDFTGQQGNLNSMKKSNVNFSATETSDKKDCSSFAICEQRSVDGRIFPKDCRMPSQRFLTPAEKSCPSDIKPGTDASPLPDASVLSNPIFHFIGDIPANLGMNDDTVFELQDNEILNSSIKNSACTNATEPKLTQNKSPILHVNKTQPAKTELKEKYMKDTLSPSIIPVEASENLTLNVNQTAEYSFSEQQNNENSKVLTQNAAAYWNELPRSACTPIYNSSEHSFGTSYPYHAWCVYHYSSSGSSSLTQTYRGITSYEVQAPPSGMLTAIASTVQNTHPNLLYSQYFGYFAGEPQANNFVPVDGYFQSQVPVSYNFQQPIFSQYAPHQPFQQAVYPYPPDSGVLPEAPWTYVPCQQEPFQPGH; the protein is encoded by the exons AAAGAACATGCTCTCTGAATAACTGTACAGTGGCCAAAAgaattggaaaaggaaaagatgctaCTGTCATCTTTGAGCATTTCAGGAAACCTGTAGATCCATTTGTTCCGGAAAACTGTTCTTGCAGTGTACTAAATGCAGAGATAAATCCTTCCaatgcaaatatttcaaatacctATGGAAATGtgcaaaatggaaacatttctatACATGAAACATACAATGGACAGAAGGAGCACAATTTAGCAGAATGTAGAGACATGTCTCAAGTACATATATGTGATTCAAGTCTTTCATTTATTCCCAGTGGTACCAGAGAAAGTGTTAATGGTGACCTCATGTTAAATTTgacacattttacaaatgttttaagtggtctttctgctgcttttcccCTTCGTAACAATACTGGCTCAAGCACAGTTATTACTTCAAAACTCATTAAAGACCCAAGACTgatgagaagagaagaaagcatagaaaaacataataatattgCAGGCTTAAATGAGATTTTGCCACTTGAGAAGAGTTTAGATTTTGTTAATTCAGGAATAAACCTATCATCGATGCCAAGTAATTCTGCCTCCTCATCTGAAATTGTGGCTGGTGATCATTCTGTGCTTACTAGTTGTTTGGACACCCCTTGCTTCAAAATTTCTCTTGACAATTCACAGTCACAGGCGCACAACTTGGACTTTCAGAGCTATAATTATACAACTCCCAATAAAATGGCAGGACAGTGTAAGGGCCAAGACAATTTTTCCTCCCCAATGTGTTTGCCAAACATAGTTTCAGAAGttgaaaaccaaaaacacagtGAGGGAGAAGTCCAAAGATCCCAACAGAGAAGCAACATCCCacttttaattgaagaaaaagaTGAACCACATAACTCTTATGAATCAGTGAATACTTGTATAAGAGGGTACAGCACTCACATCTCTCAGAAATCATGGTCTTCTAATTCAGAAACTGTATGTCAGACTGGTCAGCAAATGTCTACAGTTTTTCCTCtccaaaggaaggaaaacataGATGGGTACAttcaaaacattgaaaaaatgaGAGACTTCACTGACCCAGAAGATAATTCCAGGCATGGAGAAAAGCAGATTTTatggaaagaaactgaagcaaaaaTCAGTCCAATAGATAATTACATTTCTTTGTACCAAGAATGCAAAGGGGATGAGAGTCATGATTCTTTTGGGAAAAATTCTGATCAAATATTAATTACACAAGAATTAGAAATACCAAAATCTTCCACATCTGCCACAAAGGATAAATATAAGTTAGACCATCTAGCATTGGAATTACAAAGTAATCTTACTCCAAGAACAGAAACCCTTTCACAAAAGCATCCTCAACCTTCTTTGGAGTATGAAGATAACATTCATACAAGTTTTGCAGTTTCTCAAAAACTAATGGAACTAAAATTGGAAAAGCCAAATGAGAACTGTGTTAACATTATGACTAATGCTTTCCAGGAAGCAAAAGACATTCCCCAGGCCAAAGAACTGCCAATTGATGGGGTTATTTCATCTCATGACGTTAAAACAACTCATGACAATTCAAATTGCAGCGTATCTAGAGAACATATCTATGTccataggaaaaatgaaaatgatcgCATGTCATTGGAGAACATGCAGAGAGACTGCAAAGTAACTTTTCAAATTGCTGATAAAGGTCAAAGTCATACTTTGTCATGTAATGCAGAGTTGCACAATGATATACACCTGAATATTGATTTCAAAGAACAAGGAGAtcatgataaagaaaatgaaaatgagactaAAGAGGAAAACACTGCTTTGTCTACAGAAAACAACAGAGTAGATATATGTGGACATGAGAAGCAGGGTTCtcatacaaacaaaaattatgccaatatagatgaaagaaagaataaaaattacaataatgtAGAAATTTTGAGTTCTGAAGAATTTTGTACATTTAATTTGACTGGAGGAGAAAAATGCATATCAACAGAAGCTACATTTTTAGATAGTGAAAATACTGTCACTgccataaaacaaaaagatactcAAAATACAGGCAGAAGTGTAGAGCACTTGACTTCCATAACATTTCCCCAAATTGCAGAGTCTTCAGTGCATGTAGCCTCAAATGCTGCAGTACAGATAGCTGGTAGTATGGTGCCTACATTAGGCACAAATCATGAAGATCACCAAAGATACCAGATTAAAGAGGCTTGTTCTTCTGAGAGTCTAGATTTTGGTTTATTAGTAAAACATAAGGTTTATGACTGTGAAATGGATATAGATGACAATAAATTACATGAGTCATTTCATCAATCAATAAGTGACAGCTCAGTTCTTCAAAGTTTTGAAGTGGAAAATAAGATTGAAGTAGGATCAGAACAGTGTAATGATGCTTTTCTAATTCAACAAGATCCTCCTAGccatggaaatgttctgtatgaAGAATTTAGGGCCTCATTTGAAGCTCTAAAGTCTCGTATTGATTGGGAAGGTCTGTTGGGAAGTAATAATGGGGAGAGGGAAGTTTTGAAAAGCTCCAAAAGAAGGGAGAATAATGATCAACGTTACTCTGAGAAAAGTAATTGTCTTTATTCCTctatacaaaaaaacaaagcagaactcTGCCATCCAATTTTACTTCCAGATTTACAAGTGAGAATCACTAATATATTTCTGCCAGGATTCAGTCCCACTTCTGAATCCCTTGCATTGAAAGATAAGTTTTGCAAAAACATAACTAAAACCACAGAACCAGAAATAAACAAGGAGGGTAAAGTGCCAGGATTTGAAATGTATTCCCAGTGTTCTGGTGAAAATTCAGGTTATTCACTTGAAGATGAATTTGGTAATACAAGACAAGAATCAGGACTGGTGAGTAAATCTGAAATCTCGCATTCTCTTGACGTGAATCATAATACACAAGGGAATCAtgcttctgaaaaacaaaacagtggacCTTTGCTTAGTGAACCCTCTAATGTCACAACATTAAATAATGAAAGCAGATATTCCTTGACAAAGTCAAAAACTAATTGTAATGATACTAGAAGTAAAAAGGACACAGAAtcaaaaattagcaaaagaaagCCACGTGTGCCTTTTAAGGATGAGAATATGGCACATAAGGATTTAAGAAATCATGAAATTTATGGCAAGAGGAGGAGGCTAACCAGTCAAGATTCAtttgaatgtttttcttcattatcCCAAGGACGAATTAAAACCTTTTCAAAGTCAGAAAAACACATTAAGAGTGTCCTGGATATTCTAAATACTGAAGCATCTTTATGCAAAAGCAAACGTCTTTCCAGAAAACTTGACAGAGCtgttcttcacttaaaaaaagcTCATAGGAGAGTTCACACATCTTTGCAACTTATAGCtaaagtaggagaaaaaagaaaaggcccaTTACCAAAATCATATGCAATAATATGCAATAATTTCTGGGAAAGTTGTGACCTTCAAGGTTATAGCTCTGTGTCTGAAAGAAGATATtattctactaaacattttttgtcaaaaagaaaatacGACAAGCCAAGAGAGAAAAGGGCTTTGGGATTTGAAATGGATAAATCATTAACTCCTGTATCAAAGCACAAGTCTTACCAAGCAAGTAGAGAGAGAATCACAGAGTGTCTTTCTAACACAAATGTGGCCAGCAGTGTCTCCAGTCACACCACTGTTCATGTAAGAGAATTTTGTGATCAAGAATATCCTGAATCACAGTTAACCCTGTGCTCTACACCCCAAAGTACAAGTTGGTCAACTTATAACAAGAGCAGTATGAGAAGTCTAAGATCATCAGAACTTCAGACATTTTCTGGAAAAACTGGGTGCCTGTtttccccaccctgcccagaTGAGAAactaactaaaaaagaaaatcaaattggcATAAAGTTTTTATCTAACATCAGTAAATATGAAAAGCCTGGGAGCCATTCAGCAAATCATAAAATTAAGGATACAATGAAAGAAAGCCATTCTGAGACTAATAAGGTAATAAATAAGAGTAATTCAGTATCTTTAagtaacataaaagaaaacaatgtaagtTTTAGCAGAGACAAAAATTATGATGCAACTTGTATAACACACACAAAGGTAAAAACTGACATAGTTATTTCAGTTTTGGAATCAAATGTGAAGCACTTTTTAAACGTTGATATCTATAAACCAGATAACCTTATTTTATCTGGTTATAAAGGAAACCTGGAAGTAAATTTTCCTATGGAAGAATGGACAGCTCCTAATCAGAGCTCCAAACCAGGCATTATTACAGAAGACTTCCTTATGGACCCATTAAATCTAACTCTGATAAGCCACAAAAAATACAACAGTGTTCCTCAGTTGTTACCAACTACTCCAGTGACAGACAATGAAGTAGAATCTTCAGAATCTTATTTGGATAAACAGAGAATTTTTGCTAAAGATTCTTTTGCAACATCCACCAATGTACCAAACTGTCAGCCAGAATGTGGTGGAAAAGAGTTTCTAAAGGCAGAACAATGCTCTTCAAGTCATTGCTTCCATATAGATGGGAATGAATCAAATGTTCTTGAGAATCCTAAGTTGGGTCTTAAATCCGTAACTGAAGAAGGTAAAAGTTACAGGAAAAATACAATGAAGAGGCTATTTTTCAATGATAGTTCTTTGCCCTTAAAAGATAATGTAAAGGattcttcttcaaaaaaatgtatGGCAAAGACAGACATTCAGGCCAGAACAATGTGGAAAACTAAACaagcagaaaaagcaaaagattcACTTCATAGAAAAAGCTTGACTGAAGGATCCATTGCTAAGACAGAgtacaaaaatcaaaagaataagaCCTTAGAAGAATCCTCCTACTTAGGTgagaaaagaattagaaataacgTGATTGATTCTCATCTAAGCATTGAAGATATTACTGAGGCAGTAGTCTCTTTGAATAACCCAATTTCTAATCATCttagcaaaagagagaaagaagggggagtTAAAGTTGGTAATGACTCTCATTCTGACTCTGCGTTGCATTCAGAAATAGCCTGTAATTCCAAACCAGGCATTATAAGAATGAATCATGGGCCTGCTTTACATAGGCACTCTCAAACCTCCCAACCCTCTACTCCTCAGAAGATGACTACATCAAACATGAAcggattaaaagaaaaacattgctcAGCTAATCATTCAGCTCTTATAGCTAGGCTAATTCAGATTTTGAGAAGGGCAGATGAAACATCATCTTTGCAGATTCTACAGGAAGAAACTAAGGCTTGTCAAAATATTCTCCCTTTATTTGTTGAagcttttgaaagaaaacaagaatgttCTCTTGAACAAATCCTGATTTCAAGAGAACTATTGGTAGAACAAAACCTGTGGAAAAATTgcaaacacaaattaaaaccatgtgCTATTGACTCCTTGGTAGAACTCCAAATGATGATGGAAACTATTCAgttcattgaaaacaaaaaaagagtctTAGGAGGTGAACCAACATTCCGAAGCTTGCTTTGGTATGATGAAACATTGTACGGTGAACTGCTTGGTAGACCACGTGGATTTCAACAGCAATCCAATTTCTATCCTGCTTTTCAAGGAAGGTTAAAATATAATGCATTCTGTGAGTTGCAAAACTATCATGATCAATTAATTGAATTGTTTGAAGAATCCAAAAGGGAAAACAACTCATACTATGCATTCTTAAAATACAAACGACAGATTAATGAGTGTGAAGCAATAATGAAGCATTGTTCTGATTGCTttgacttttctctctctgttccatTTACCTGTGGAGTTAACTTTGGAGATAGTTTAGGAGACctagaaatcttaagaaaaagtaCTTTAAATCTGATTGGTATGTATGGGGACTCTCCTAAAGTTGATTCCTGTCCAGGAAAACAAGACCATTTGTGGATTATCATAGAAATGATCTCttcaaaagttaattttattaagaACAATGAggcagtaaatattaaaatatctctttatGGTCTGGAACATATCTTTTTTGATGCTGCAAAAAGTCTTGTTTGGAAAGAGAGGAGACAGTCTTTCTGCAAAAATtactcaggaaataaaaataaagaaatgctacTCAAAATGAATCAGTATGCTTTTTCTAAGTTGAAAAACATATATGATATGTTGTCTAAAGACTTAAGCAGTGAACAGATTTCCAGTATTGAGCTTGAGAATACAGAGATTACTTCCAGAGCATCAGATGATCTAATAAACAAAGCTACAGTTAACATTGAAAACTGTAGGTTTAACAGTACTTTGCCTTCACACCCAGATTTCTGTTGTATTAGTGAAATATTGGATCAGGCTGAATTTGCAGACTCTAAGAAATTACAGGAACTCACTTTGAGATGTACTGAACacctagaaattttaaaaaaatattttcagatggtGCAAGAAGAGAacatagataatatttttatcacagaagaaaatgttttggaCATGGTGAAAAACCACAATCATGGGGCTATAATTTTAAAACCTGCAGCCATTGAAACCTATATTGAAATTGTCATGCTTTCAGAAACAGTTCACTTTCTTAAAAACACAATGGCAAAGAATTTAGACAAACAGAGGTTTCGAGGTATGCTTTGGTTTGATTTGTCACTTCTTCCTGAGCTGATTTGCTGCCAAGAAAAAAtgacttgtttttcatttcttaaagataATTCAACAGATTGCCTTTGGAAGGTCATAGAGACTGCTATTTCTGAACTGAAGAAAGATCtggatattatttataaatatgatgaAGCTGTTAATTGCTCATATGCTCTTCATTTGCTCTCAAGAGAACTTGAAGagctttcagaaataaaaaaacttctaAAGAAGTCTGAATATTCTGTTTCTACGTATATTGACTTTGTGCCATATATAGCATCCATAAATTATGGAAGCACTATGACAGAGTTAGAATACAATTACAATCAGTTTTCTACACTGCTCAAAAACCTAATGGCTGCCCCTCAGAAAGATTTAGGGAAAATGGCTCATATTATGAAAGTCATGAAAACTATTGAACATATGAAGATAATATGTGCTAAAAATGCTGAGTTAACCATTTCCTTTATTCTGTGCCAAATGCTACATAACAGAAAGAAGACTTTCCcactgaagagaaaagaaaaaataaatacgcATGTAAAACCTAGGAAGAGTACCAATAAATCTAGTACTTTTATGAAGGTGCCCTCAATTTCAGAGTGcataatgaaaaatgtttcaaattccTCTAGAAAACGATCTACTACTGTAGACCAATGTGAAGACTCtcaggaacaagagaaaaacacTACTGTTTTcaactgtaaaaaacaaaag attgaCATGAAAGATGTCACAAAAGTCGACAAAGAAAAGACAACATTCAAGCATCCAAG GACTACAAGATCTCATCCCGAAAGTGAAAGTGAAATAGGACCAAGTTCATCTGACAATCTGAAAAGACACCATGTATCTCCAAAAAAGGTTGAGGTGGAAAGATCACTACCTGGCTCAGTTTTACctttaaagaacttaaaagacATTTGCACATCAAAGTCAGAGGGCAAAATATATGTAACTAATACTTCACCTGATACTTCAGAAGACTTTACTGGACAACAGGGGAACTTAAATAGCATGAAGAAAAGTAATGTGAATTTTAGTGCTACTGAAACGAGTGATAAGAAAGATTGTTCTTCTTTTGCAATTTGTGAACAAAGAAGTGTAGATGGCAGAATATTTCCAAAAGACTGCAGGATGCCTTCACAGAGATTTCTTACTCCTGCAGAGAAATCTTGTCCCTCAGACATAAAACCAGGAACTgatgcttctcctctgcctgatGCATCAGTGCTCTCAAAccctattttccatttcattgggGACATCCCTGCCAATTTAGGAATGAATGATGACACTGTCTTTGAACTGcaagataatgaaatattaaattcatCTATTAAAAATTCTGCATGCACCAATGCTACAGAACCCAAACTTACCCAGAACAAATCTCCTATTCTGCATGTAAATAAAACTCAGCCTGCAAAAactgagttaaaagaaaaatatatgaaggatACTTTGAGTCCCAGTATTATACCTGTTGAAGCATCTGAGAACTTAACCCTTAATGTAAATCAAACAgcagaatattctttttctgaacagcagaataatgaaaattcaaaagtCCTAACTCAGAATGCTGCTGCATATTGGAATGAACTTCCACGGTCTGCATGTACCCCAATATATAATTCTTCTGAGCATTCATTTGGAACTTCATATCCTTACCATGCTTGGTGTGTTTATCATTATAGCAGCAGTGGCAGCAGTTCCCTTACACAGACATATCGTGGAATAACATCATATGAGGTACAGGCACCTCCTTCTGGGATGTTGACTGCAATTGCAAGTACTGTCCAAAACACACATCCTAATCTTTTGTACTCTCAATATTTTGGTTACTTTGCTGGGGAGCCGCAAGCAAATAACTTTGTGCCAGTGGATGGGTATTTTCAATCTCAAGTGCCTGTTTCTTACAATTTTCAGCAGCCGATTTTTTCACAGTATGCTCCCCATCAGCCATTCCAACAAGCTGTATACCCTTACCCTCCTGATTCAGGTGTGCTTCCAGAAGCTCCTTGGACATATG ttccatGCCAACAAGAACCCTTTCAGCCAGGACATTGA